A genomic segment from Anabas testudineus chromosome 6, fAnaTes1.2, whole genome shotgun sequence encodes:
- the LOC113165544 gene encoding carbohydrate sulfotransferase 6-like, whose protein sequence is MSGCKLNLSTVFLLVILQGAAVVLFCGWYVQLGPCSVIHSNHKVHVLLLSSWRSGSSLLGQVFSQHPSVFYLMEPAWHVWTKLKKTGAPAHRMAVRDLLQSLFQCDFSVMEAYLPEKHNVSSLFMWSQSRALCSPPACPLTPRTQFSNQTQCYEVCKGTSLKGVEEACGTYSHVVLKEVRFLELESLYPLLQDPNLDLRIIHLVRDPRAVMRSREESASSFESDNAVVLDQSHVPAGEVQYQVLQEICRSHMRINERAILKPPPFLKGRYKMVRYEDMARDPLGEIFSMYEFVGLEMTRQMGDWIYNVTHGKGKGFPEDAFKIISRNAVEVSQAWRTMLPYSKVKHIQEVCKEAMSLLGYKMVNSEKEQKRLDIDLLVPQEQYQFSWLPTKTEHRRKC, encoded by the coding sequence ATGTCTGGCTGCAAATTGAACCTCAGCACCGTGTTTTTACTGGTCAtcctgcagggggcagcagtTGTGCTGTTTTGTGGCTGGTATGTCCAGCTAGGTCCCTGCAGCGTTATCCACTCCAACCACAAAGTTCAtgtcctgctgctttcatcatGGAGATCAGGTTCATCCTTGCTGGGTCAGGTGTTCAGTCAGCACCCATCTGTCTTCTATCTCATGGAACCTGCTTGGCACGTGTGGACCAAACTGAAGAAAACCGGTGCTCCAGCACACCGCATGGCTGTGAGGGATCTATTACAAAGCCTCTTTCAGTGTGACTTCTCAGTGATGGAGGCCTACCTACCAGAGAAACACAATGTCTCCTCCTTGTTTATGTGGAGTCAAAGTAGAGCACTGTGCTCACCACCAGCCTGTCCTCTTACTCCACGGACCCAGTTCAGTAACCAGACTCAGTGCTACGAGGTGTGTAAAGGTACAAGTCTGAAGGGGGTGGAGGAGGCGTGTGGCACTTACAGTCACGTGGTGTTAAAAGAAGTGCGTTTTTTGGAACTGGAATCCCTCTACCCACTTTTGCAGGATCCAAACTTAGATCTGCGCATCATCCACTTGGTCCGAGACCCACGTGCTGTGATGCGGTCTAGAGAGGAGTCAGCCAGCTCATTTGAGAGTGACAATGCTGTTGTATTAGATCAGAGTCATGTTCCAGCAGGTGAGGTGCAGTATCAAGTCCTACAGGAGATCTGTCGTAGCCACATGCGTATCAATGAGAGGGCCATCCTGAAGCCCCCTCCATTTTTAAAGGGCAGATACAAAATGGTCCGCTATGAGGACATGGCACGTGACCCACTTGGGGAGATCTTTTCAATGTATGAGTTTGTAGGACTGGAAATGACCAGGCAGATGGGGGATTGGATCTACAATGTGACCCATGGAAAAGGCAAAGGATTCCCGGAAGAtgcctttaaaataatttcccGAAACGCTGTGGAGGTCTCCCAGGCTTGGCGTACCATGCTGCCATACAGCAAGGTCAAACACATCCAGGAAGTGTGTAAAGAAGCCATGTCACTGCTCGGGTACAAGATGGTTaacagtgaaaaagaacagaagagactTGACATAGATCTGCTGGTGCCACAGGAACAGTATCAGTTCAGCTGGTTACCAACTAAAACAGAGCATcgaagaaaatgttaa
- the LOC113165548 gene encoding carbohydrate sulfotransferase 6-like: MPGCKLNLSTIFFLVILQGAAVVLFCGWYAQLNLSSFVRSDNKVHVLLLSSWRSGSSFLGQVFSQHPSVFYLMEPAWHVWTKLQKTGAPAHRMAVSDLLQSVFQCDFSVMEAYLPEKHSVSSLFMWSQSRALCSPPACPLTPRNEFSNQTQCLKACKGTSLKGVEEACGTYSHVVLKEVRFFELESLYPLLQDQNLDLRIIHLVRDPRAVLRSREESAKAFRIDNAVVLDQRNVPAGEVQYQVLQEICRSHMRINERAILKPPPFLKGRYKMVRYEDMAHDPLGEIFSMYEFVGLEMTRQMEDWIYNKTHGKGKGSKKEAFKITSRNAVEVSQAWRTMLPYSKVKRIQEVCKEAMSLLGYKMVNSEKEQKRLDIDLLVPQEPYQFSWLPSKTQH, encoded by the coding sequence ATGCCTGGCTGCAAATTGAACCTCAGCACCATATTTTTCCTGGTCATCCTCCAGGGGGCAGCAGTGGTGCTGTTTTGTGGCTGGTATGCCCAGCTCAATCTCAGCAGTTTTGTCCGATCAGACAACAAAGTTCAcgtcctgctgctttcatcatGGAGATCAGGTTCATCCTTCCTGGGTCAGGTGTTCAGTCAGCACCCATCTGTCTTCTATCTCATGGAACCTGCTTGGCACGTGTGGACAAAACTGCAGAAAACCGGTGCTCCAGCACACCGTATGGCTGTAAGTGATCTATTACAGAGTGTCTTCCAGTGTGACTTCTCAGTGATGGAGGCCTACCTACCAGAGAAACATAGTGTCTCCTCCTTGTTTATGTGGAGTCAAAGTAGAGCACTGTGCTCACCACCAGCCTGTCCTCTTACACCACGGAATGAGTTCAGTAACCAGACTCAGTGCCTCAAGGCGTGTAAAGGTACAAGTCTGAAGGGGGTGGAGGAGGCCTGTGGCACCTACAGTCACGTGGTGTTAAAAGAAGTACGATTTTTTGAGCTGGAATCCCTCTACCCACTTTTACAGGATCAAAACTTAGATCTCCGCATCATCCACTTAGTCCGAGACCCACGTGCTGTGCTGCGGTCTAGAGAGGAGTCAGCCAAAGCCTTTAGGATTGACAATGCTGTTGTATTAGATCAGAGAAATGTTCCAGCAGGTGAGGTGCAGTATCAAGTCTTACAGGAGATCTGTCGTAGCCACATGCGTATCAATGAGAGGGCCATCCTGAAGCCCCCTCCATTTTTAAAGGGCAGATACAAAATGGTCCGCTATGAGGACATGGCACATGACCCACTTGGGGAGATCTTTTCCATGTATGAGTTTGTAGGACTGGAGATGACCAGGCAGATGGAGGATTGGATCTACAATAAGACCCATGGAAAAGGCAAAGGCTCCAAGAAAGAAGCCTTTAAAATCACTTCCCGAAACGCTGTGGAGGTCTCCCAGGCTTGGCGTACCATGCTGCCATACAGCAAGGTCAAACGCATCCAGGAAGTGTGTAAAGAAGCCATGTCACTGCTCGGATACAAGATGGTTaacagtgaaaaagaacagaagagactTGACATAGATCTGCTGGTGCCACAGGAACCATATCAGTTCAGCTGGTTACCATCTAAAACACAGCATTAA
- the LOC113165552 gene encoding carbohydrate sulfotransferase 6-like produces the protein MPHCRVNLSTMFFLVILQGVTVVLFCCWYAQLSPHSFFHSNNKVHVLLLSSWRSGSSFLGQVFSQHPSVFYLMEPAWHVWSKLKKTGAPAHRMAVRDLIRSVFQCDFSVMEAYLPEKHSVSSLFMWSHSRALCSPPACPLTPRTQFSNNIQCLKACKGTSLQGVEEACGTYSHVVLKEVRFFELESLYPLLQDPNLDLRIIHLVRDPRAVMRSREESASSFESDNAVVLDQRNVPAGEVQYQVLQEICRSHMRINERAILKPPPFLKGRYKMVRYEDLARDPLGEIFSMYEFVGLEMTRQMEDWIYNKTHGKGKGSPIDAFKIISRNAVEVSQAWRTMLPYSKVKRIQEVCKEAMSLLGYKMVHSEKEQKRLDIDLLVPQ, from the coding sequence ATGCCTCACTGCAGAGTAAACCTCAGCACCATGTTTTTCCTGGTCATCCTGCAGGGGGTAAcagttgtgctgttttgttgctgGTATGCACAGCTCAGTCCCCACAGCTTTTTCCACTCCAACAACAAAGTTCAcgtcctgctgctttcatcatGGAGATCAGGTTCATCATTCCTGGGTCAGGTGTTCAGTCAACACCCATCTGTCTTCTATCTCATGGAACCTGCTTGGCACGTGTGgtccaaactgaagaaaacCGGTGCTCCAGCACACCGTATGGCTGTGAGGGATCTAATACGGAGTGTCTTCCAGTGTGACTTCTCAGTGATGGAGGCCTACCTACCAGAGAAACATAGTGTCTCCTCCTTGTTTATGTGGAGTCACAGTAGAGCATTGTGCTCACCACCAGCCTGTCCTCTTACTCCACGGACCCAGTTCAGTAACAATATTCAGTGCCTCAAGGCGTGTAAAGGTACAAGTCTGCAGGGGGTGGAGGAGGCCTGTGGCACCTACAGTCACGTGGTGTTAAAAGAAGTGCGATTTTTTGAGCTGGAATCCCTCTACCCACTTTTGCAGGATCCAAACTTAGATCTGCGCATCATCCACTTGGTCCGAGACCCACGTGCTGTGATGCGGTCTAGAGAGGAGTCAGCCAGCTCCTTTGAGAGTGACAATGCTGTTGTGTTAGATCAGAGAAATGTTCCAGCAGGTGAGGTGCAGTATCAAGTCTTACAGGAGATCTGTCGTAGCCACATGCGTATCAATGAGAGGGCCATCCTGAAGCCCCCTCCATTTTTAAAGGGAAGATACAAAATGGTCCGCTATGAGGACTTGGCACGTGACCCACTTGGGGAGATCTTTTCAATGTATGAGTTTGTAGGACTTGAGATGACCAGGCAGATGGAGGATTGGATCTACAATAAGACCCATGGAAAAGGCAAAGGCTCCCCAATAGACgcctttaaaataatttcccGAAACGCTGTGGAGGTCTCCCAGGCTTGGCGTACCATGCTGCCATACAGCAAGGTCAAACGCATCCAGGAAGTGTGTAAAGAAGCCATGTCACTGCTCGGGTACAAGATGGTTcacagtgaaaaagaacagaagagactTGACATAGATCTGCTGGTGCCACAATAA